In one Melaminivora jejuensis genomic region, the following are encoded:
- a CDS encoding uroporphyrinogen-III synthase, translated as MPEAMPGAARVLVTRPAREAMPWVQGLQTHGMAAQALPLIDIRALRDPVLLQALEQARRALGQYRAAMFVSPNAVAHFLADTAEDSESNLAQTLTRQALTAIDTRAWAPGPGTLRALQAAGVPAARIDAPPATSAQFDSEALWPCVATQVRPGDRILIVRGSGGPAVEGGQGRPWLGAQLAAAGAEVHFVAAYERCAPQWTAAQQALARAAAHDGTLWLLSSSEALMHLQTLLPGQDWQHARALATHARIAQTAREAGFGAVHECRPALADVAASIKSLHAHRDSS; from the coding sequence ATGCCCGAAGCCATGCCCGGCGCAGCGCGCGTGCTCGTCACCCGCCCGGCGCGCGAGGCCATGCCGTGGGTGCAGGGCCTGCAGACACACGGCATGGCCGCCCAGGCGCTGCCGCTGATTGACATCCGCGCGCTGCGGGATCCGGTACTGCTGCAGGCACTGGAGCAGGCGCGCCGCGCGCTGGGCCAGTACCGTGCGGCCATGTTCGTCAGCCCGAATGCGGTGGCGCATTTTCTTGCCGATACCGCTGAAGATTCAGAGTCAAATCTGGCGCAAACCCTTACCAGACAAGCGCTGACAGCTATCGATACAAGAGCATGGGCGCCCGGCCCGGGCACGCTGCGCGCCCTGCAGGCCGCTGGCGTGCCGGCGGCCCGCATCGACGCCCCGCCAGCCACCAGCGCGCAGTTCGACTCCGAGGCCTTGTGGCCTTGCGTGGCAACGCAGGTGCGCCCCGGCGACCGCATCCTGATCGTGCGCGGCAGCGGCGGCCCGGCGGTCGAAGGCGGCCAGGGCCGGCCCTGGCTGGGCGCGCAACTGGCCGCTGCCGGGGCCGAAGTGCATTTCGTCGCCGCCTACGAGCGCTGCGCGCCGCAGTGGACTGCCGCCCAGCAGGCCCTGGCCCGGGCTGCGGCGCACGACGGCACGCTGTGGCTGCTCAGCAGCTCCGAGGCCCTGATGCATCTGCAGACCCTTCTGCCCGGCCAGGACTGGCAGCACGCCCGGGCGCTGGCCACCCACGCACGCATTGCCCAGACGGCACGCGAGGCCGGTTTTGGCGCCGTACACGAGTGCCGCCCGGCCCTGGCGGATGTGGCCGCATCGATAAAATCGCTCCATGCCCATCGAGACTCCTCCTGA
- the hemC gene encoding hydroxymethylbilane synthase produces MLASRAAPAAVPAGAVTEHFADEFPRLHSPLSIVIATRESQLALWQAEHVQQLLAARGHSVQLLGMTTRGDQILDRTLSKVGGKGLFVKELEVALEEGRADIAVHSLKDVPMELPPGFALGCVMQREDPRDAFVSPCWASLDEVPRGGVVGTSSLRRQVLLQALRPDLRIEPLRGNVNTRLRKLDEGQYDAIVLAAAGLKRLGLQGRIRAIFTPEQMLPAAGQGALGIEVRAERTDLIAALAPLAHQPTWLTVTAERAVSRAMGGSCSMPLAAHGQWLADGTLQLRAAWGDLETGAALVRAEDTARVHTLGEADALGLAVAARLRAHGARAANA; encoded by the coding sequence ATGCTAGCATCCCGCGCAGCCCCTGCTGCCGTGCCGGCAGGGGCCGTGACCGAGCACTTCGCCGATGAATTCCCCCGCCTCCACTCCCCCCTCTCCATCGTCATCGCCACGCGCGAGAGCCAGCTGGCCCTGTGGCAGGCCGAGCACGTGCAGCAGCTGCTGGCCGCGCGCGGGCACAGCGTGCAGCTACTGGGCATGACCACGCGCGGCGACCAGATCCTGGATCGCACGCTGTCCAAGGTCGGCGGCAAAGGGCTGTTCGTCAAAGAACTCGAAGTGGCGCTGGAGGAAGGCCGCGCCGACATCGCCGTGCATTCGCTCAAGGACGTGCCCATGGAGCTGCCGCCGGGCTTTGCGCTGGGCTGCGTCATGCAGCGCGAGGATCCGCGCGACGCCTTCGTCTCGCCGTGCTGGGCCAGCCTGGACGAGGTACCCCGGGGCGGTGTGGTCGGCACCTCCAGCCTGCGCCGCCAGGTGCTGCTGCAGGCACTGCGGCCCGACCTGCGCATCGAGCCGCTGCGCGGCAACGTCAACACCCGGCTGCGCAAGCTCGACGAAGGCCAGTACGACGCCATCGTGCTGGCCGCCGCCGGCCTCAAGCGCCTGGGCCTGCAGGGGCGCATCCGCGCCATCTTCACGCCCGAACAGATGCTGCCCGCCGCCGGCCAGGGCGCCCTGGGCATCGAGGTGCGTGCCGAGCGCACCGATCTGATCGCCGCGCTGGCCCCGCTGGCGCACCAGCCGACCTGGCTGACGGTGACCGCCGAGCGTGCCGTCAGCCGCGCCATGGGCGGCAGTTGCTCCATGCCGCTGGCGGCGCACGGCCAGTGGCTGGCCGACGGCACGCTGCAGCTGCGCGCCGCCTGGGGCGACCTGGAAACCGGCGCCGCGCTGGTGCGCGCCGAGGACACGGCCCGCGTCCACACCCTGGGCGAGGCCGACGCCCTGGGCCTGGCCGTGGCGGCGCGGCTGCGCGCCCATGGCGCCCGGGCAGCGAATGCCTGA
- a CDS encoding AAA family ATPase, translating into MLRFSFGGGLLGSVEDLRASLAEQLGTFEARHGLPAEYPDAHIRFALLTGVSKFSKVSIFSDLNNLNDITLDAPYSAICGYTEHDIDTVFAPELPGLDREVAPETLLSSFDVDHIATEALLFQAGHLTIDRVEEIPGLAQVALRYPNLKVRTALNGALLPALTGHDSHYAVQMGRLYRLLQAGDVAGLREVFHAFFATVPHDWHRANPIARYEGYWASVCYSHFAALGLDIVLEDVTSHGRMDMAVRLAQRVYLFEFKVVELVPEGRALQQLQDRGYADKYRATGQAVHLVGIEFSRDERNIVGFETLAL; encoded by the coding sequence GTGCTGCGCTTCAGCTTTGGCGGCGGCCTGCTGGGCAGTGTGGAGGACTTGCGCGCCAGCCTGGCCGAGCAACTGGGCACCTTTGAGGCGCGCCACGGCCTGCCCGCCGAATACCCCGACGCGCACATCCGCTTTGCGCTCCTGACCGGTGTATCCAAGTTCAGCAAGGTGAGCATCTTTTCCGACCTGAACAACCTCAACGACATCACGCTGGATGCGCCGTACTCAGCCATTTGCGGCTACACCGAGCACGACATCGACACCGTGTTCGCGCCCGAGCTGCCCGGGCTGGATCGTGAGGTGGCGCCCGAGACACTGCTGTCGTCCTTCGACGTGGATCACATCGCCACCGAAGCCCTGCTGTTCCAGGCCGGCCACCTGACCATCGACCGGGTCGAGGAAATCCCCGGCCTGGCCCAGGTGGCGCTGCGCTACCCCAACCTGAAGGTGCGCACCGCGCTCAACGGCGCGCTGCTGCCAGCCCTCACCGGGCACGACAGCCATTACGCCGTGCAGATGGGCCGGCTGTACCGGCTGCTGCAGGCAGGCGATGTGGCCGGGCTGCGCGAAGTCTTCCATGCCTTCTTTGCCACCGTCCCGCACGACTGGCATCGCGCCAACCCGATCGCCCGCTACGAGGGCTACTGGGCCAGCGTGTGCTACAGCCACTTTGCCGCCCTGGGGTTGGACATCGTGCTCGAAGACGTGACCAGCCACGGGCGCATGGACATGGCGGTGCGGCTGGCGCAGCGCGTCTATCTGTTCGAGTTCAAGGTGGTCGAGCTGGTGCCTGAGGGCCGGGCGCTGCAGCAGTTGCAGGACAGGGGCTATGCCGACAAATACCGCGCCACTGGCCAGGCCGTGCATCTGG